CGGCGGCGGGGGAGGCGGGCCGATGAGCCGCGTCGCGGTGATCGTGCCGACGTGGAATCGGGCCCACACGCTGGCGGCCAGCGTCGAGAGCCTGCTCGGGCAGGAGGGCGTCGAGCCGCAGGTCGTCGTCGTCGACGACGGCTCGACGGACGACACCCCGGCGGTGCTCGCGCGCCTCGGCGAGGATCCGCGCGTGCACGTGGTGCGCGGCACGCATCAGGGCATCGCCGCCGCACGCAACGCCGGGCTCGCCGCCGTGACCGACGCGCCGTACGTCGCCTTCCACGACTCGGACGACCTGGCGCTGCCGGGCCGTCTGGCGGTGCCGACGGCGTACCTCGACGCGCATCGTGAGATCGATCTCGTCATGATGAACGGCCGCATGCTGCCGCCGGAGGACGCGCCGCACGAGCCCGAGGAGCCGTGGATCCGGCCCGAGGTAGCCCGCGCCCTGGCGTCGCGGCCGATCGGCGTGGCGGAGGTGTTCCGCTGGAACCTCGGCCAGCTCCAGGGGATGTGCTTCACGCGGCGCGCGCTCGCGGCGGTCGGCCCGCTCGACGGCTCGTTCACCATCCTCGACGACCTGGACCTCGTGCTGCGGGTGACGGCCCGCTTCCAGGCGGTCTTCCTCGACGTGCCGGCGTTCGCCTATCGCCGGCATCCCGGCGGCGTCGCACGCAACCGCGAGCGCGTGCGCGAGGAGTCGATCCGGCTCGCCGACAAGCTCGCCGCCGGGCATCCCGAGGTGCTCGAGGTGCTCGGGAGGGAGACCTTCCGCCGCCGCCAGGCACGGCGCTGGGCCCGGCTCGCACGCGCGCGGGCGAAGGCCGGCGACGTCGAGGGGGCGCGGACGGCGATCGAGCGGGCGCAGCGCCTGGAGCCGCAGAACGTCCGCTGGCGCCTGCAGGCGCTGTGGCTGCGGCTGCGGGGCTGATGCGGATCGCGTTTCTGCACCGCAGCCTCGCGGGCGGCGGCACCGAGGCGGACCTGCGTCGCATGGCATCCGGGCTGGTCGCCCGCGGGCACGCCGTCACCGTCTTCTGCGCCAAGCCGCGCGGCGCGCCGGAAGGGGTCGCGGTGCGCCGGGTGCCGGTCGTGCGCGCCGGGCGCCTGCTGCGGCTGCTCTCGTTCGCGCTGCTCGCCCCGCGCCTGGCGGCGAGCGAGCCGTGGGACGTGGTGGTCGGGTTCGGGCGCACGCTGCGCCAGGACGTCGTGCGGGTCGGGGGCGGTACGCACCGCAGCTACCTGGCGCGCATGGAGGCGGACGGCTTCCGCGCGGCGGCGCGCGGGCCGTACCATCGCGCGATCCTCGCGCTCGAGCGGCGCATGTTCGCGCCGGGCGCGTACCGGCGCGTGCTGACGGTGTCGGCGCTCGCGGCCGACGAGGTGGTGCACGACTACGCGGTGCCGCGCGCCCGCGTCGCGGTGGTCTACAACGGCGTCGACCTCGTGCGCTTCGATCCGGCGGCGCGCGCGCGCCTCGGACCGCCGCTGCGCGCGGCGCTCGGCATCGCCGCCGACCGGCGCGTGTGCGCGGCGGTCGGCAGCGGCTTCGTGCGCAAGGGCTTCGACCTGCTGCTCGAGCTGTGGGCGACGCAGGCGCCGCCCGCCACGGTCCTCGTCCTCGTCGGCGACGACGAGCGCCTCGGCCGCTGGCGGCGCCGCGCGGCGGCGCCCGAGCTCGCCGGCCGCGTCGTGGTGACGGGGCCGCGCGCGGACGTCGAGGCGGTGTACGCGCTGGCGGACGCGGTCTGCGTGCCGTCGCGGCAGGAGGCGTTCGGCAACGTCGTGCTCGAAGCCTGCGCCGCCGGCGTGCCGGTGGTGACGACGCGCCGGGCGGGCGCGGCGGAGCTGCTCGACGGTCCGCTCGCGACGCTGGTCGTCGCGTCGCCCGACGACCGCGCGGTCTCGCCGCGGCCCTGGCGCGCGCTCGGGCCCGAAAGGGCCGGCCCTCGGCGCCGCGGCGCGCCGGCGCGCCGCGACGCTCACCTGGGACACGCACGTGGCGGCGGTGGAGCGGGTGCTCGCGGAGGCGGCGCATGCGCGCGCCTGACGCGCCGACGATCGTGCACGGGCCGCTGCGCGCCTGGGTCGCACCGGGCGAGCGGCTCACGGACGCGGTCGGGCCCGACGGCGATCCGGACCGGCTGCTGACGCATCCGCACTGCCGGGTGGTGAAGTTCCAGCGCAAGGTGGCGGTCGGCGACATCGACACGCCGGTCGGGACCCTGTTCGTGAAGCGCTACAACGTGCACGCCTGGCGCGTGCTCGTCGCCAGCCTCGGGCAGCCGTCGCCGGCGGTGCGCGCGTTCATGGCGGCGGCGGCGCTGGCGGAGCGCGGCTTCGGCGTGCCGCCGGTGGTGGCGGCGGTCGAGTACCGGCGCGCGGGCCTGTGCATGCGCAGCTTCTTCGTGACCCGCGCCGTCACCGAGGCGGAGACGGCGGACGTGCGCTGGCAGGCCCTCACGCGGCGAGCGGCCGATCGGGCGTGCCGGCACGCACGCCGGGCGTTGGCGCGGGCGCTGGGGACGCTGTTTCGCGCCCTGCACGCGCGCGGCGTCTACCACGCGGATCTGAAGGACGTGAACATCCTCGTGCGCGGCGCGCCGGAGGCGCCCGAGCTGGTGCTGCTCGATCTCGAGCGGGTCACCGTCGGGCCTGCGCCGTCGCTGCGGCGGCGGACGAAGAACCTGGTCCAGCTGGAGCGCACGCTCGGCCGGCTGGCGAGCCGTACGGATCGGCTGCGCATCCTCGTCGCCTACCTCGGCCCCGAGGCCGAGCGCGCGGTGCGGCGCCGCTGGGCGAAGCGCGTGCTGCGCGCGGCGGCGCGCAAGGAGCGCGCGCGCCGCCGTCCCGCGCCGCCCGTGCGGCGGGACACGGTGTCCTGCACGGTGGTCTGCCAGGACGAGGCGGGGCAGATCGCCGGCTGCCTCTCGAGCGTCGCGTGGTGCGACGAGATCGTGGTCGTCGACGGCGGCTCGCACGACGACACGCCCGCGATCGCGCGCCGCTTCACGCCGAAGGTGATCCACAACGCCTGGCCCGGGTATCGCGCCCAGAAGCAGTTCGCGCTCGAGCACTCGAGCGCGCAGTGGGTGCTGAACCTCGACGCCGACGAGCGCGTCACGGCGGAGCTCGCCACCGAGATCCAGCGTGCGCTGCGCGAGGTGCCGGTGCCGATCGACGGCTTCCGCATCCCGCGCCTGGTGTCGTACCTCGGACGCTGGTGGTACCGGGGCGGCTGGTACCCGCGCCCGGTGCTGCGCCTGGTGCGCCGCGCGCACACCACCTGGGGGGGGACCGACCCGCACGACCGTGCCGAGGTGCCGGGGCGGGTGGTCGGCATGCGCCACCCCATCCTCCACTACACGTACGACGACATCGCCGATCATCTGCGCTCGGTGGACAAGCTCACCGCGGTCGCGGCGACCCAGGTGCCGCGGGGACGACGGGTGGGGACGGCCCGCCTGATCGGCGAGCCCGCCTGGCGCTTCGTGCGCGCCTTCGTCGTCAAGCGGGGCGCGTTGGAGGGGCTGCCGGGGCTGTTCGTCGCGGCGACCGACGCGTTCTACACCTTCCTGCGCTGGGCGCGGGTGTGGGAGCGGGAGCGGCGCCCGTGACCCGTGCGCGGGTGTCGGTGGTGGTGGTCAACTGGAACGCGGGCGAGGCGCTCGGCGCCTGCCTCGACAGCCTCGCCGCCGACCCGCCGCGCGACGGCCCCGGACGGCGCGAGGTCGTGGTCGTCGACAACGCCTCGGAGGACGCGAGCCTCGGGCTGGCGCGGGCGCGCGGGCCGGCGATCCGGCTCGTCGAGACCGGCAGCAACCTCGGCTTCGCCGCCGGCGCCAACCGCGGCGCG
The sequence above is a segment of the bacterium genome. Coding sequences within it:
- a CDS encoding glycosyltransferase family 2 protein; amino-acid sequence: MSRVAVIVPTWNRAHTLAASVESLLGQEGVEPQVVVVDDGSTDDTPAVLARLGEDPRVHVVRGTHQGIAAARNAGLAAVTDAPYVAFHDSDDLALPGRLAVPTAYLDAHREIDLVMMNGRMLPPEDAPHEPEEPWIRPEVARALASRPIGVAEVFRWNLGQLQGMCFTRRALAAVGPLDGSFTILDDLDLVLRVTARFQAVFLDVPAFAYRRHPGGVARNRERVREESIRLADKLAAGHPEVLEVLGRETFRRRQARRWARLARARAKAGDVEGARTAIERAQRLEPQNVRWRLQALWLRLRG
- a CDS encoding glycosyltransferase family 4 protein: MRIAFLHRSLAGGGTEADLRRMASGLVARGHAVTVFCAKPRGAPEGVAVRRVPVVRAGRLLRLLSFALLAPRLAASEPWDVVVGFGRTLRQDVVRVGGGTHRSYLARMEADGFRAAARGPYHRAILALERRMFAPGAYRRVLTVSALAADEVVHDYAVPRARVAVVYNGVDLVRFDPAARARLGPPLRAALGIAADRRVCAAVGSGFVRKGFDLLLELWATQAPPATVLVLVGDDERLGRWRRRAAAPELAGRVVVTGPRADVEAVYALADAVCVPSRQEAFGNVVLEACAAGVPVVTTRRAGAAELLDGPLATLVVASPDDRAVSPRPWRALGPERAGPRRRGAPARRDAHLGHARGGGGAGARGGGACARLTRRRSCTGRCAPGSHRASGSRTRSGPTAIRTGC
- a CDS encoding glycosyltransferase, with the protein product MRAPDAPTIVHGPLRAWVAPGERLTDAVGPDGDPDRLLTHPHCRVVKFQRKVAVGDIDTPVGTLFVKRYNVHAWRVLVASLGQPSPAVRAFMAAAALAERGFGVPPVVAAVEYRRAGLCMRSFFVTRAVTEAETADVRWQALTRRAADRACRHARRALARALGTLFRALHARGVYHADLKDVNILVRGAPEAPELVLLDLERVTVGPAPSLRRRTKNLVQLERTLGRLASRTDRLRILVAYLGPEAERAVRRRWAKRVLRAAARKERARRRPAPPVRRDTVSCTVVCQDEAGQIAGCLSSVAWCDEIVVVDGGSHDDTPAIARRFTPKVIHNAWPGYRAQKQFALEHSSAQWVLNLDADERVTAELATEIQRALREVPVPIDGFRIPRLVSYLGRWWYRGGWYPRPVLRLVRRAHTTWGGTDPHDRAEVPGRVVGMRHPILHYTYDDIADHLRSVDKLTAVAATQVPRGRRVGTARLIGEPAWRFVRAFVVKRGALEGLPGLFVAATDAFYTFLRWARVWERERRP